AATAAGGGGTAATCCATGGGCCGAGATTTTTTAACACCTCGTGGTAGAGAAAGTGGAAAAGGGATCAAAGATATGGAAATGCTAGATTTTAGCTGTATTTTGGGTGGAATGGTCGGAAGATGAAAAAGAAggtttttgaaaattatagAGGTGAGGGTGTGGAGGCTTTATGGGGTAAAGTAAATATTTTGGACTTCACTTTAGCCTTCTTCTAAATTCTGTTTCCCAAAGGTATTGAGACATTCTCAAGTATGGTGCTTTGAGAATTCTGGCAGACTTTCACAATAATGTGGTGGTTAACACAATGACGACAGAAACCTGTATTTGTTTAATTCCGAAGAAGAGTGATTCTTTGAAGATTGGAGACTACAGATCCATTAGCCTTGTTACTTGCATGTACAATATTATTGCCAAAGTTTCAGCTTTAAGACTTAAGGAAGTGCTCCATGTCATTCTCTTTAAAGCTTaaggggcttttttttttttttttcaaagatatGCAGATTCTTGATACTATTCTGGTCCTGAATGAAGTAGTAGAAGAGACTAGATCGAAGAAAAGAGGATTGGTTTTGGAGATCGACTTTGAGAAAGCTTACGACCATGTCAAGTGGAATTTTCAAGAGTTTGTGACGGAGATGAAATGTTTCAGACAGAGATGGAGGACATGGATTTATAGGTTTATTAAGTCAGCTAAGTTATCAATTTTGAGTAACTAGAGTTTATTGTCAAGGGAATCCTTTATCCCCTTTTCTTTTCAACTTAATGGTGGTTGCCCTTAGCTGATTAATTGAGTGTGAAAAGTTCAGATTAGTTGAAAATATTTGTGTGGGAAGGGATGAAGCGGAGGTTACTCAATTGCAATTTGCAGATGacactattttctttttcccaggGAACTGTCTCGTTTGGAAGAATCTTGCATCTGCTATTTGAGTGTTCTTAAGGGTGGTCAGGCTTAAAGATGAATAAGGCAAAAAGCTCTCTTTTCAACATTAATGTCGACGCCTCTTTTGTGGAGATTTTGGCTAACTCTTGAATGCATTCGGTGCTTGGCCAGCTAAATACTTGCGTCTTCCTTTAGGCAGGAATCCTAGAGCCATCTCATTCTGAACCCAGTGgttgaaaaaaattgagaagagGCTTCAAACCTGGAATCGGCTTTTCTTTTTAGGGGAGGCCATCTGACCAAATCGATGCTGTTTTGGGAAATTTTCCAATCTATTATCTATCCTTATTTAAGATTCCCATGGGAGTGGCTTCATGGAGGGAGAAGTTGATAAGAGGTTTCGTTTGGACATGTGTGGGAGACGGCTTCAAAGAGTAGGGTTGGTGGAGGTGGGAGTTGGGAATCTGATGGCCAGAAATATAGCCCTCCTAGGTAAGTCGCTGTGGAGATTTCAATATACTTGGGGAAATTATGGCATCATGTAATTAAAAGAAGTCTTTTTACCCAATGGTCCTAAGATTGGCATAGCTCCTCACATTTATCCCTGCCAGTGAAAATCGATCGAAGTGGTCCCTAAGCTTGTTCaccataaatcattttggtcattttgtgaaatttttttccatATTCTCGTTAAAGTGGAGgggttggtttgacaaaaatacccttaaaaagGTGGTCAAGTGGTTGTTCACATGTCAATTTAACCAAGgatattgatatatttttcacaaaagaccaaaatgatttacgttggacaaactcagggaccactttGATCGATTTTGGTtgttagggaccaaagtgaggagtcatgccaatcttagggaccattttggctaaaaagccttaaaaGAACATATGGGATTTCAAACAAAGGATAGGTCTCCAACATTACATATGGTGGAACATGTCATAGTCCATGGAAGGACATCCTTCATGGATGCAATTTTTCATTGTGAACTGTCGTTTTGTTGTGGAAATGGAGCTAGAATCAATGTATGGGAAGATGCGTGGTTTGGGACCTCTTTACTAGAATCTTGGTTTCCAAGGCTTTACAACTTGTTTAGTTGTCACCATATGGTTATTTCTTGCATTTTGAACCCTGCTAATGACTAGAGCAACTGGGATTTTGTGTTCAGAAGGAATTTGAATGTGAGGGAGGAGGCAGAGGACACGAAAAGCTATTTTGCTCCTTCCCGGCCAATCAGGAAATCTAGGGTTTTGTTGACTTGGCTTGTTGCCCTTGCTAAGGTCAATACTTGTGATATGGTTCAAAGAGGACGACCTTATTTCAGTTTGTCGGCTCGACGGTCCGTCTTGTGTAAGTCTGATTTGGAATCTGTCGGTCATACTTTTCTTCACTGTCTGGTTTCCTTCCGCTAATGGTTGAAGCTGCTCAGGAAGATGGGTATAACTTGGGTAATTCCACGGTATTGCTTTTCTGTTGGCCAAACTCATGTTCTTGTTTAGAAGGGTAAGAAAGTTAAGGTTATGTAGGGTTGGTTCACGCGATGGCAAAGCTATGGGACAGAGTTCAGTTTTTGTCTGCCCTTTGGGCCTCAGTTTCCCTTGAGTTCAGGGGAATCtctctttaatttgtttagAATAGAAAGGGGCAGCCTTATGGTTTTTTTGGGTGTTTTAGCTCTTTTGCAGTTGTGTTTTTTTCTGCTCTCTGCTTGGGGTGGTTTGCTGGACCACTTTCTTTGTTgtactctttcttcttcttattaataTCGTCTATTTCTGTGAAATTGCCAATATCATTATCATTTTTAAGAAATTATTAGCACTTGCATGGTTGATAAAGcattaattatattcattctGGTTTTACATGTTATCTCTTGAGAGTCTTAACCCCTCCTTCCTTTTAACCTTGGTTTCTTTATCTCTTCCTTTTAACCAGGTTAAGATGGCAATACAATATATGCGTCGGATAATTGAGAAGAAGGCAAAGTTTGATATCATGGATCTTAATTGCTTGCAGGTCCTTCTATATAATAGTTTTGTTAACCTTGGACGATTTATCATTAGCCACCTTCCCAGCTATCTGCGGGGTCCACTCTGTTGTCTAATCCAATAAGTTTGGACCGTCTATTTTTTATGTTGCCTTTTAAAACCATCCTTGCAAAAAAAGCCAATCATAAGAACTTTAGACAACCAATCATAATTAAATAAGTAGATGAACAGACCCAaatgcatttatttatttttccattcCTTTGTTCTTAGTAAACAATTGAATGGGAATCACACGCATCCCTTTCAAATCCTTGATTGTTAGTAAATACAAGAACTGGAATGATACCCATTCCTTATATGTAAACATGCCCTAAACTTATCAGGATTATCAAATGGATAAATAATTCCCGAAGTTGGCTGGTCTTTTGCATGGATTATTCTTAAAGGAGGCCTAAGAAATGGAGTGTTTGGATCATTGAACAACATTACAGGGTGGGCACTAGCAGAATGTCCCTTGTTTTAGCCAAGGGGATCATAAATTGTGTCGTTTCTTGATGAGTTAGACACATGCTGAACCAATAGTTGATCATATATACGCATATATAATCATATAATTGTGTATATATTACCTAccactacatatatatatatatatatatattttttttttttttttctgaaaagaacTTTAATCTACCACTATATATTGAATTCGGCCATTTGTATAACACTGGCAGGTTGCACCCAAAACATTCATTCCTGCTTTATTTGGACATGCTAAGGATGACAAATTCATCCAAACCCATCATTCTGACATCATCTACAAGTCTTATGCGGTATTGTCTCGTTGAAGGGTCTTACACTTCCCTTAAAGTAATATGTTGCACTTGATGAGAAATAAATACATCTTTGATTCTTTGCAGGGGGACAAAAATATTATACATTTCGATGGTGATCACAACTCTTCTCGGCCACAATTTTATTATGATTCAGTTTCCATTTTCTTCTATAATGTTCTTCATCCCCCGCAAACGTCTTGTCATTCATGTAAGCTTGAGAAGTATTATGATTTGGGGGATTTGAAGATTGGTGCTGGTTTGGATGAGGTGATTTCTGTTTCATATGATATATTGTGGAAAACCTTATTGTGTTACCATTGGTCGTTAATTTTATTATGATTACTGCTAGTATTGTACAAGTTGACTCTCCCACCAATGTACCTATGCTTTTAAGAATCTGTGTCAATGCACTGTAGCTCAATTGATACTTTGTAACCAAAGGGCTTTTCTGCCAAAATCAAAGTGAGAGGATGGAAGTTAGAACTTGTGGCAGTCATGCATCATTTTTATATCATAGTCACCACCACTACCActaccatcatcatcatcatcacgcACAAGATCACGATACATTTCAGTGCCGAAAAAACAAATACATACACATGCACAATCACCATCCTCATCATCATTGGTCATAAATGGTAAGGTTCACTGAAAATTCTTCTATGCACCCGAGGGCTGGCTTCCCAGTTATAATTCAATAGTATCCTGTGCTTAAGGCAGGTGATGCACAATAATATTTGAACAATGATCAGTTGTCAGCATTTTATTATAGCTCATGTAATTAACAAAGCCATTTACATTGACTATCTGGGATTGTGCAATAGATGTCTACTTTGTGCTCCACTACCATAGAATGTTACACAATTTCCTGCACTAAAATGAATGCCCCGGCCCCTTGATTTTGTAGGGTTTGTTATATGAGATAATTACTGGAGTTCATTCTGCGGGTACTGACGTGGCAAGTTCATCTTCTGTTCCTCCTGCCATTTCAACCACAAAATGTGTTGGCGAACTTCTTTCTGAAATTGCACCAGTGACTGCTGCTGTTGTATGTATTTCCtttcttttacgttttttttgCCTTTTGTCTCTCCATATTCTCCATTCTGTTGAGTCAGTCTGTAACATACTTAATTGAGAATGCAGGATTCTATGCATGATGAAGCTGACACACTTAACAGTCACGAACCATCATATTTAGAGGTGATGTAaacttttagattttttttcccCATCTTTTCAATTGAGGTCAGGCATCAGAGTATAAAACCATGGATTGGCAATGGTTTTCAGTTAGCTTGGTAATGCAGATGATAGTTTCTTGTTCCAGTGGAGTGTTGTAAGTTCATGCATTGATGAAGTGCTTTTAAGTCGAGAAGAATTCAGTATACGTGTTAATAACTGATAGATCATCTTTTATGACTTTTCAACTTGTCTGTTTCACAGATAATAATTCTAAAATACTGCAGTTATGGTTTTACAGGAGCAGCGCAATGATGAGAATGTAGAATGTTGTTCATATACAAGCTCAAACAGGGAGAGTTGGGGCAGATGCTCTTCATTAGGAGGCAGTGATGAAGAATCTTCTGCTGCTTGCACAGCTGCTGACAGCAGTCATCAGGTCTCTCATTCTCTCACAACACCCATCCTCTGAATGCGTTCATATTTCATATTCCTGTAGAgacttttgttttcttcacacACCACTGTTATGTTTTTGGTACATTCATATCGACTGGAACTTAATAATGCATAACATACTTTTGCACATTCTTCATGTATGAGCACTGCATAgagtatttaaaatatatttcagGTTTTTTGATAGGGTTTTTTGCACATTCTTGATTGTAGAAGAACCTTAAGGTGTTTGCGATGCCTCTTGGATGCATACAACAAAAATCATCAGAACTaagaaaagaggaaaagaaaaagaagaaagttcCCATTGCTCCAAAGAAGCCCAGGGGTGAGAAATTTGAGAAGTTAGAGGCCCTTGGCAAACGACTGCGTCTTTGCATCCCAAAGCgagtaaaaaaattatagatGTGCCACTTAGTGACTGCTGtagtataaaaaattaaaaatgtttgtAGCTGCAAATGTTTTACCTTATGATGATGTATTCTTCAACCTTGTATAGGTTGTTAAatcccttttcctttttcttgtttaaAATCATTGATTGGTGCTGTTCTTATTTCTTTGTCATGGCCCTGTTCTAATTTCTGCATGTCATTTTCGTGTCACGTAAGGGTTTCATGAAGAtgaatccggatcctctttatgaggatcCTGGAGGATCCGTGAATCATATATGTGCATCGTAAATCATgcgatcataaatcattttaaatattttatttaatattaaatacaaataatacttgacaaaaattaactGCTGGATGTACGATCAACGGATACGGTTTACAGGTCCctaggatcctcaccaaaagaatccggagaggatcctgttggcatGAATATCTACTGGTACCGGGTTCCCGATGTTCTCCGTCTCCCTCTCATGTGTCAATGATTGAATCGtataacaactttttttttttatcaactcCCGGTGAAGTTTTGGGTGTTAAACGAACATGAGTTatgcaagatttttttttttttcggtcaaATAAGAttgtctttatttatagaaGCGTGGGGTTGATGTAAAATTGTTATATGGTACTCATAAATCAAGCATAGGAACTGGCCGTAGGAGGACTTAGGTAACAGGTTTACCACCGACGTGGTGTCCCAGTACAGTAATTCAATACAATGTGGAGAGAAACTGTTGGCCCATAGGAGTACTAACATGAACAGGTTCACCGCCGCTGCCACCCCACGACGGTTTCTCATTCCAGATTCTGAACTCCCGCACTAACAACTGACGCCTCCAATCCTCGCAACAACTTCCCATATTACCCACAAATGTTTTCACCTGCTTCTCTTTGGATTTTGCTTTCTTATATTTACTCACATCGCCATACCAGTCCGTATTTTACATATTGCCCTGATTTGGTCCAAAATTGTCTTGTTTGGGGTTTGCCAGGCATTGTAATTAAGATTTAGTATATTTAGGTATATACCCAATCCGTCACAGTACTATACATGTTGAGGCCGACTCTTGGAAGTTCAAAACATTTTAGTGCTCGACTGTCTACAAAAGCACTTCTAGCACAAGTACTTTTTTTAGAGGCAATGCCAACCAAAGCCCTTAGTTCTGGTTGcgaaatttgaattgaagtaaCTAATGTCGGCTAAGAATATCAAAAGAAGAGGGAAATTAGAAAAAGCATATAAAGAACACCTATCTGGCCACACACAAGAAGCTGTGCAGTCAATAGTACTCATATTGAAGTAGAATTACTAATTCCAACTTCACTCGATCTAAATAAGGCACACAGTTCATACATGCGCTAGAGCTTGAACCTGATTAATGCAGCACACCTGTAATTAGTAACATTCTTTCGCTTGGTTAGAGTTGAGACATATCTCCCAAGGAAACTCAGAGGCAAAATGAAAATTCTACAGTACTAAGCTACATGTCACTGCCTGCAACTTTTTCCAATTGATTTTCCTTCCGGAATGAAATCCCAGATGAGGGATGAAACTGCTCCCTGGGCAGGAAAGCTGTATGTCCTTGCTGGTAAGAAGAGTTTAAGCTCGACTCTAGTATCTGGTGTGTAAGCACCACTTCAGGATCAGAGAATGCTTCACCTATGTTAACTCGTCGCTTCTTTGTCAACGTCTCTGCTTTTGGACTCTCAGGTGGAGAACCAACATGACAAACTGAATCTGGAGTTAAGGGTTCACGACGAGATGAGAAAGATTCATCAATTGAAATGCTCTTGGCTGGCGCACATTCCTTGGCGGCCTTGTCTTGGAGGGGGCACTCTGAGGTCGGGGCAGGAGTTGCCGGGTCAGTCTTGTTGTCAGATTCTGGGCAATTGTCACTTGACAAACGGATTAGGTGCCCAGAGCCAGGTGCTTCTGAAAGAACTCCACTAAGTCGCTGTTGGTCTTCAATAATTTTCTTCAAGTATTTACCTTGGGCTTCTATCCGTAATTGTAGCTGTCTCTGTACCTGTTGAGCATTCATGAGTTCAGCTTATCAAACCATGCTGGGCCGAACGAACAAGACCTTTCCCCCTTCCCCTTTTATCCTCTATGCATATGCAGCAAAATTTATCGTAAGGTAGTTGGGTAGGAGGTGATTTTAACCGATCTCTTTGCTATCCAAGTTCTTGGTCATTCAATCTTCCTAAGGATTTCTGACACTATCAACATCATTTTTTGAGGGTCTACATTGCTTTAAGATAGGTGAATCAGAAATAGCTAATTTGAATTCTGAGTGGCAACCATGAATGAAAAGTATATACTTTAAGTGATATAATGCTTTGTagcaaagaaaagataaaaccATTTGcaaaatcttttctttttttctcaaattcttcaTTTCATAGACAATTTTCTGTAATATATATGCTGTTGATAAATGTAAAACCTGGTGACAATACATTAATTTTATTGGAATCTATATTCTGTATAGAAAACATGCCTCTAATTGCTCATGCAGTCGCTTCTGCACCTCCATCTGCAGCTTGAGTGCTTCTGTGATTTGCATTCCACTGTGAACAGAAACAGTACATACTTCCTCACATCAATCAGCCAAACTGATACGTCAATTTACACAAACTGATGGTTTCACATGCAATAACAAATcagtaatattttattttgtatggcCCATGTGCACTTATAAACAGTGAACTAGATATGAATTTCTCAATTTTAAAGTTTGACTACAGGTTCCTTTAGCATACAGGGAACCAATTGACATGGCCCATATCTTAACTGATAACATAAAGAAATACCGAGTATAATAGGCAGTTCTACTTACGATGAACCATCCAA
This genomic stretch from Pyrus communis chromosome 2, drPyrComm1.1, whole genome shotgun sequence harbors:
- the LOC137725438 gene encoding uncharacterized protein isoform X3 — protein: MIHQFINFVIRPPRAEYNPDQYLWEKDFTLAGRAYKRQDLELTNARGHTLRCSHYLPSPFPEDVSLPCVIYCHGNSGCRADANEAAVMLLPSNITVFTLDFSGSGLSDGDYVSLGWHERDDLKIVVSYLRSKKQNLRIGLWGRSMGAVTCLLYGAEDPSIAGMVLDSAFSSLYVLMMELVDVYKIRLPKFTVKMAIQYMRRIIEKKAKFDIMDLNCLQVAPKTFIPALFGHAKDDKFIQTHHSDIIYKSYAGDKNIIHFDGDHNSSRPQFYYDSVSIFFYNVLHPPQTSCHSCKLEKYYDLGDLKIGAGLDEGLLYEIITGVHSAGTDVASSSSVPPAISTTKCVGELLSEIAPVTAAVDSMHDEADTLNSHEPSYLEEQRNDENVECCSYTSSNRESWGRCSSLGGSDEESSAACTAADSSHQKNLKVFAMPLGCIQQKSSELRKEEKKKKKVPIAPKKPRGEKFEKLEALGKRLRLCIPKRVKKL
- the LOC137725750 gene encoding myb family transcription factor PHL7-like isoform X2, coding for MVNSLTVSSTQWMLSVEETVSTTLTSPQNRDCVGRTSFTNALLTPWYNLVAQIVSHPQLLSGATPKGVLRVMGVQGLTIYHVKSHLQKYRLAKYLPDSSSDADKKEPADVLSNLDGSSGMQITEALKLQMEVQKRLHEQLEVQRQLQLRIEAQGKYLKKIIEDQQRLSGVLSEAPGSGHLIRLSSDNCPESDNKTDPATPAPTSECPLQDKAAKECAPAKSISIDESFSSRREPLTPDSVCHVGSPPESPKAETLTKKRRVNIGEAFSDPEVVLTHQILESSLNSSYQQGHTAFLPREQFHPSSGISFRKENQLEKVAGSDM
- the LOC137725750 gene encoding myb family transcription factor PHL7-like isoform X3, whose amino-acid sequence is MDAVSGGNSLNNPNLASKQRLRWTHELHERFVDAVVQLGGPDRATPKGVLRVMGVQGLTIYHVKSHLQKYRLAKYLPDSSSDGKKADKKEPADVLSNLDGSSGMQITEALKLQMEVQKRLHEQLEVQRQLQLRIEAQGKYLKKIIEDQQRLSGVLSEAPGSGHLIRLSSDNCPESDNKTDPATPAPTSECPLQDKAAKECAPAKSISIDESFSSRREPLTPDSVCHVGSPPESPKAETLTKKRRVNIGEAFSDPEVVLTHQILESSLNSSYQQGHTAFLPREQFHPSSGISFRKENQLEKVAGSDM
- the LOC137725438 gene encoding uncharacterized protein isoform X2, encoding MLGAIPCVVVIICLHLSLKMFLFHVLYTAMETGLSDGDYVSLGWHERDDLKIVVSYLRSKKQNLRIGLWGRSMGAVTCLLYGAEDPSIAGMVLDSAFSSLYVLMMELVDVYKIRLPKFTVKMAIQYMRRIIEKKAKFDIMDLNCLQVAPKTFIPALFGHAKDDKFIQTHHSDIIYKSYAGDKNIIHFDGDHNSSRPQFYYDSVSIFFYNVLHPPQTSCHSCKLEKYYDLGDLKIGAGLDEGLLYEIITGVHSAGTDVASSSSVPPAISTTKCVGELLSEIAPVTAAVDSMHDEADTLNSHEPSYLEEQRNDENVECCSYTSSNRESWGRCSSLGGSDEESSAACTAADSSHQNLKVFAMPLGCIQQKSSELRKEEKKKKKVPIAPKKPRGEKFEKLEALGKRLRLCIPKRVKKL
- the LOC137725438 gene encoding uncharacterized protein isoform X1 is translated as MLGAIPCVVVIICLHLSLKMFLFHVLYTAMETGLSDGDYVSLGWHERDDLKIVVSYLRSKKQNLRIGLWGRSMGAVTCLLYGAEDPSIAGMVLDSAFSSLYVLMMELVDVYKIRLPKFTVKMAIQYMRRIIEKKAKFDIMDLNCLQVAPKTFIPALFGHAKDDKFIQTHHSDIIYKSYAGDKNIIHFDGDHNSSRPQFYYDSVSIFFYNVLHPPQTSCHSCKLEKYYDLGDLKIGAGLDEGLLYEIITGVHSAGTDVASSSSVPPAISTTKCVGELLSEIAPVTAAVDSMHDEADTLNSHEPSYLEEQRNDENVECCSYTSSNRESWGRCSSLGGSDEESSAACTAADSSHQKNLKVFAMPLGCIQQKSSELRKEEKKKKKVPIAPKKPRGEKFEKLEALGKRLRLCIPKRVKKL
- the LOC137725750 gene encoding myb family transcription factor PHL7-like isoform X1 gives rise to the protein MVNSLTVSSTQWMLSVEETVSTTLTSPQNRDCVGRTSFTNALLTPWYNLVAQIVSHPQLLSGATPKGVLRVMGVQGLTIYHVKSHLQKYRLAKYLPDSSSDGKKADKKEPADVLSNLDGSSGMQITEALKLQMEVQKRLHEQLEVQRQLQLRIEAQGKYLKKIIEDQQRLSGVLSEAPGSGHLIRLSSDNCPESDNKTDPATPAPTSECPLQDKAAKECAPAKSISIDESFSSRREPLTPDSVCHVGSPPESPKAETLTKKRRVNIGEAFSDPEVVLTHQILESSLNSSYQQGHTAFLPREQFHPSSGISFRKENQLEKVAGSDM
- the LOC137725750 gene encoding myb family transcription factor PHL7-like isoform X4; this encodes MDAVSGGNSLNNPNLASKQRLRWTHELHERFVDAVVQLGGPDRATPKGVLRVMGVQGLTIYHVKSHLQKYRLAKYLPDSSSDADKKEPADVLSNLDGSSGMQITEALKLQMEVQKRLHEQLEVQRQLQLRIEAQGKYLKKIIEDQQRLSGVLSEAPGSGHLIRLSSDNCPESDNKTDPATPAPTSECPLQDKAAKECAPAKSISIDESFSSRREPLTPDSVCHVGSPPESPKAETLTKKRRVNIGEAFSDPEVVLTHQILESSLNSSYQQGHTAFLPREQFHPSSGISFRKENQLEKVAGSDM